In Tamandua tetradactyla isolate mTamTet1 chromosome 7, mTamTet1.pri, whole genome shotgun sequence, the following are encoded in one genomic region:
- the LOC143689962 gene encoding diphthamide biosynthesis protein 3-like, with the protein MAMFHDEVEIKDFQYEENVEIYLYPCLYRDNFSITKEWLENGEDVAMCPNCSLVIKVIYDKDQFMCGETIPAPSTSKESVKCRRSLQEFIPRIAKNEPRWKNQMQSYRALYKGNLLVVCCPVTVWILSINCHIHLELKKQSTTWISCIKL; encoded by the coding sequence ATGGCTATGTTTCATGATGAGGTAGAGATCAAGGACTTCCAGTATGAAGAGAACGTGGAGATATATTTGTACCCCTGCCTGTATAGGGATAACTTCTCCATCACCAAGGAATGGCTGGAGAATGGGGAAGATGTGGCAATGTGTCCTAACTGCTCTCTCGTTATAAAAGTGATTTATGACAAGGATCAATTTATGTGTGGAGAAACAATCCCAGCACCTTCCACCAGCAAAGAATCAGTGAAATGCCGAAGAAGCCTTCAAGAATTCATACCTCGAATAGCTAAGAATGAGCCACGATGGAAAAATCAAATGCAAAGTTACAGAGCTCTTTACAAGGGCAATCTTCTTGTGGTTTGTTGTCCTGTTACAGTGTGGATTCTTTCCATCAACTGCCATATTCACCTTGAGTTAAAGAAGCAATCCACAACCTGGATTTCATGCATAAAGCTTTGA